Proteins found in one Pocillopora verrucosa isolate sample1 chromosome 12, ASM3666991v2, whole genome shotgun sequence genomic segment:
- the LOC131774293 gene encoding nanos homolog 1-like has translation MGDEMLSVFYSGDIFAGHGKISAREVANLKASFDEKSEFRLFRDYFGLIRLVQNAELNGKGTAGIDSLYDFTYTKRSRVDSVGSDHSLTSSGSGGNPDIELCIETSKAPGSSLAPGAPTRNVSKRNAENNSEVANRNRKNRESKKNRNANVCVFCRNNGESKKVYSSHVLKDAEGNTTCPILRAYTCPLCKASGDQSHTIKYCPKNKSSAKQPPQNTPLTQNI, from the coding sequence ATGGGAGACGAGATGTTGAGCGTGTTTTACAGTGGAGATATTTTTGCCGGCCACGGTAAGATAAGCGCTCGGGAGGTAGCGAACCTGAAGGCAAGTTTCGACGAAAAGAGCGAATTTCGCCTTTTCAGGGACTATTTTGGACTCATAAGACTTGTACAGAACGCTGAGTTGAACGGTAAAGGAACTGCAGGGATAGACAGTTTGTATGATTTCACCTACACCAAAAGATCTCGTGTGGACAGCGTGGGATCGGATCACTCTCTAACGAGCTCGGGTTCTGGTGGAAATCCAGACATTGAATTGTGCATTGAAACGTCAAAAGCGCCAGGCTCATCTCTCGCGCCCGGCGCACCAACCAGAAACGTTTCCAAACGGAACGCCGAAAACAACAGCGAAGTGGCCAATCGCAACCGGAAGAACCGCGAAAGTAAGAAGAACAGAAATGCGAACGTGTGTGTATTTTGCAGAAATAACGGAGAAAGCAAAAAAGTCTATTCAAGCCATGTTCTGAAGGATGCCGAGGGGAACACTACATGTCCAATACTCAGAGCATACACATGTCCTCTATGCAAAGCATCCGGGGACCAGTCGCACACCATCAAGTACTGCCCCAAAAATAAAAGCTCTGCAAAGCAGCCGCCGCAGAACACTCCACTGACTCAAAACATTTGA